In one Bryobacteraceae bacterium genomic region, the following are encoded:
- a CDS encoding ATP-binding protein has protein sequence MPPKLTRSDWTRIGFVFLGIALVTTGHYLIPPSLFLWHNIFQRLYYLPIVFAAISFGWPGGLAAAACSGLCYIPHILMVWHTMPDYSANQYAEIVVFFLVGAVTGVLASRERKRREELQQTAEQLSKVYRDLQDSFEQLKRADRLSAIGQLSAGLAHEIRNPLASIEGAIDILERDPGSEEKRQEFFGIMKKECQRLKRLLTNLLDFAKPRPPRIQTVGINQVVESVISLAGPIAERGGISLQTAIAPDLPEVECDAEQIQQVLLNLALNAVQAMTEGGQVTLAAQRQESQVLVVVKDEGCGIPLEDLDKIFDPFYTTKETGTGLGLSVAHQIINQHGGAITVEVNPDRGMTFAVLLPVRYEGKR, from the coding sequence ATGCCCCCCAAATTGACTCGCTCCGACTGGACCCGAATAGGGTTCGTTTTTCTTGGAATAGCACTGGTTACAACCGGGCATTACTTGATCCCGCCATCCTTGTTCCTGTGGCACAACATCTTCCAACGCCTCTATTACCTGCCGATCGTGTTTGCCGCCATCTCCTTTGGGTGGCCTGGAGGGTTGGCTGCCGCCGCGTGCTCGGGGCTCTGCTACATCCCGCATATTCTGATGGTCTGGCATACGATGCCGGACTACTCAGCCAACCAGTACGCCGAGATCGTTGTATTCTTTTTGGTCGGCGCGGTGACTGGTGTACTCGCCAGCCGGGAACGGAAGCGGCGCGAGGAGCTGCAACAGACCGCGGAGCAACTGAGCAAAGTCTATCGCGACCTCCAAGACAGCTTTGAGCAATTGAAGCGGGCTGATCGTCTCTCTGCCATCGGCCAACTATCCGCTGGCCTCGCCCATGAAATCCGTAACCCGCTGGCGAGCATCGAGGGCGCGATCGACATTTTGGAGCGGGATCCCGGCTCCGAAGAGAAGCGCCAGGAGTTCTTCGGAATCATGAAAAAGGAATGCCAGCGGCTTAAGCGGCTGCTGACTAACTTGCTCGACTTCGCCAAGCCACGGCCGCCTCGGATCCAGACAGTGGGCATCAACCAGGTTGTCGAATCGGTCATCAGCCTGGCTGGCCCGATAGCGGAGAGGGGCGGAATCAGCCTCCAAACCGCTATCGCACCCGATTTGCCGGAGGTCGAGTGCGACGCGGAACAGATCCAGCAGGTACTTCTGAATTTGGCTCTCAACGCGGTCCAGGCCATGACCGAGGGTGGACAGGTCACCCTAGCAGCGCAGAGGCAGGAGTCGCAGGTTTTGGTCGTGGTGAAGGATGAAGGTTGTGGTATCCCACTAGAAGATCTCGACAAGATCTTCGACCCATTCTATACGACGAAAGAGACTGGGACCGGCCTCGGCCTCTCCGTAGCACACCAGATCATTAACCAGCATGGCGGGGCGATCACAGTAGAGGTGAATCCTGACAGGGGAATGACGTTCGCGGTCCTTCTACCCGTACGATATGAAGGCAAGCGATGA
- a CDS encoding lytic transglycosylase domain-containing protein — protein MTQDSVAIASERTEPPEDAKSGSWPWGAPGRRWFAACVLLISTLALAAQRPAWELLHQDIASEMDGQIERMSKFAELEGTFQSWRDATRKESAASEPPELIQGGPPAFNAGAFRVPPENAAAVHEFVRFYNTRGRDHFQASLVRLNLYRPMIERIFAEEGLPVDLLWVGLVESGYSPVARSSKEAVGMWQFIPETAARYGLSTTGKDERTDPVKSTKAAARYLRFLYERFDDWALALAAYNAGEARVATLIKRTGVADFWRLARLGVLPRETQDYVPAVLAARQLAGGNRGSAGPIREPKAARQVFAPFSPSAQRDTPDGAEGRL, from the coding sequence ATGACCCAAGATTCCGTTGCCATTGCCAGCGAGCGGACTGAGCCACCCGAGGACGCCAAGTCTGGCAGTTGGCCGTGGGGGGCGCCAGGCCGACGTTGGTTTGCCGCCTGTGTCCTGCTTATTTCCACTCTGGCACTCGCGGCGCAGCGTCCAGCATGGGAGCTGTTGCATCAGGACATAGCGAGTGAGATGGACGGCCAGATAGAGCGGATGTCAAAATTCGCGGAATTGGAAGGCACGTTCCAGTCTTGGCGTGACGCAACCCGCAAGGAGAGCGCGGCGAGTGAGCCACCGGAACTCATTCAAGGCGGCCCCCCAGCCTTCAACGCGGGTGCCTTCCGCGTGCCGCCAGAGAACGCAGCGGCTGTCCACGAGTTCGTCCGTTTCTACAACACACGAGGGCGTGACCACTTCCAGGCATCTCTGGTGCGCCTGAATCTCTACAGGCCGATGATAGAGAGAATCTTTGCTGAAGAGGGGCTGCCTGTCGACCTGCTCTGGGTCGGTTTGGTTGAGAGTGGGTATAGTCCGGTTGCTCGTTCGTCGAAGGAAGCGGTTGGAATGTGGCAGTTCATTCCCGAAACTGCAGCGCGCTATGGCTTGTCCACGACGGGCAAGGATGAGCGAACGGATCCCGTCAAATCAACAAAGGCTGCAGCTCGCTACCTCCGATTTCTCTATGAAAGGTTTGATGACTGGGCGCTCGCCTTGGCTGCTTACAATGCCGGCGAAGCACGTGTCGCTACCCTGATCAAGCGCACAGGCGTTGCAGATTTTTGGCGACTTGCTCGCCTCGGCGTACTGCCGCGTGAAACCCAGGATTACGTCCCAGCAGTACTTGCTGCCCGCCAACTTGCCGGCGGAAACCGTGGATCGGCTGGGCCGATCAGAGAGCCTAAAGCGGCCCGGCAAGTTTTTGCGCCTTTTTCACCTTCGGCGCAGAGGGACACTCCCGATGGCGCTGAGGGGAGACTTTAG
- a CDS encoding sigma-54 dependent transcriptional regulator, translating into MLSGRCGSGSSPVNPSAMGGTRKRGALGTGISASRWEGFSMTDRRILVVDDDESLRRVTQVQLEQEGYVVSTAPNGSAALALLEKSPQDLVISDLKMPGISGLDLLRQIRSNYPEITVLMMTAFGSVETAVEAMKLGAYDYITKPVNADALRLVVSRALEHLRLREEVQALRSSLDQKYGFENVVGRSKLLLRTLDAATRAAQADATVLIRGETGTGKELLAKGVHFNSRRKDKPFMTINCGAIPKELLESELFGHVKGSFTGAYAHKKGKVETADQGTLFLDEIGEMPLELQVKVLRLIQEREIEKVGGTGPTKVDVRIVAATHRNLQAMIEDGTFREDLYYRLSVIQLELPPLRERPEDVVELVHHFFIKSKEKHNRPDIVLPGSLMPYFCAYRWPGNVRELENVIEGLVVLAQDNEIRVNDLPEPIRRERPALEALHLDLPPHGISLEAVEKELILRALKKFNWNQTHAAQYLDLSRKTLIYRMEKYGLQKE; encoded by the coding sequence ATGCTTTCTGGACGCTGTGGTAGCGGCTCGTCTCCGGTCAATCCATCGGCAATGGGAGGAACGCGAAAACGAGGAGCGCTCGGCACCGGTATTTCCGCTTCACGGTGGGAAGGGTTTTCGATGACGGATAGAAGGATTCTGGTTGTAGACGATGACGAGAGTTTGCGCCGCGTGACGCAGGTGCAGCTTGAACAAGAGGGATACGTCGTTTCAACGGCTCCAAACGGCAGTGCCGCGCTCGCGCTGCTGGAAAAGTCCCCGCAAGATCTTGTCATCTCGGATCTCAAGATGCCTGGCATATCCGGGCTGGATTTGTTGCGCCAGATTCGCTCCAACTATCCAGAGATCACCGTCCTGATGATGACGGCATTTGGGTCGGTCGAAACAGCCGTCGAGGCCATGAAACTTGGTGCCTACGATTACATCACCAAACCCGTGAACGCCGACGCATTGCGCCTTGTCGTGAGCCGAGCACTGGAACACCTGCGGCTCCGAGAAGAGGTACAGGCATTGCGCAGCAGCCTGGATCAGAAGTACGGGTTTGAGAATGTCGTAGGGCGTTCCAAGCTTCTCCTGCGAACGCTCGACGCGGCAACCAGGGCCGCGCAAGCTGACGCAACCGTGTTGATCCGGGGAGAAACCGGGACCGGCAAAGAACTACTGGCCAAGGGAGTCCACTTCAATAGCCGCCGCAAAGACAAGCCTTTCATGACGATCAACTGCGGAGCGATTCCGAAGGAACTGCTGGAGTCCGAGCTGTTCGGGCACGTGAAAGGATCGTTTACCGGCGCCTACGCGCACAAGAAGGGCAAGGTCGAGACGGCTGACCAGGGAACATTGTTCCTGGACGAGATTGGTGAGATGCCCCTGGAACTCCAGGTGAAAGTTCTACGTTTGATCCAGGAGCGCGAAATCGAAAAAGTTGGAGGCACGGGCCCTACTAAGGTGGACGTTCGGATTGTTGCCGCTACCCACCGAAACTTGCAGGCCATGATCGAAGACGGAACCTTTCGCGAAGACCTCTACTACAGACTGAGTGTAATCCAGCTTGAGTTGCCTCCTCTAAGGGAGCGGCCGGAAGACGTAGTTGAACTTGTTCACCACTTCTTCATAAAGAGCAAGGAAAAACACAATCGACCCGACATCGTCCTGCCGGGATCGCTAATGCCGTATTTTTGCGCGTACAGATGGCCCGGTAATGTGCGCGAATTGGAAAATGTCATCGAAGGGCTGGTGGTGTTGGCGCAAGACAACGAAATCCGCGTGAACGATCTACCTGAGCCTATCCGGCGTGAGCGACCGGCGTTGGAAGCGCTTCACTTGGATCTCCCACCCCACGGGATCAGCCTTGAAGCGGTCGAAAAGGAACTCATTCTGCGTGCCTTGAAAAAGTTCAATTGGAACCAGACCCACGCTGCTCAGTACCTGGACCTGAGTCGCAAGACCCTGATCTACCGCATGGAGAAGTATGGGCTACAGAAAGAGTGA
- a CDS encoding Fe-S-containing protein, whose product MTRKRHRIELTRRELFQVWGALGTLAAFGVFSLWWHEKQHEGPPTVAVREDLRVPLASLEKGKLYVFSSVLNSPEAVKFTVQRQSAESIQVAFASCRRCYRKGSSARGNEVICGHCNDSMRVTGIDEKLSTAKDCTRIRLPYSMEQGDLVVYKRTIREQFERWFLRVLEEK is encoded by the coding sequence ATGACCCGCAAACGGCACCGCATCGAGCTCACGCGCAGAGAACTCTTCCAGGTATGGGGCGCGTTAGGCACACTCGCCGCATTTGGAGTCTTCTCCCTCTGGTGGCACGAAAAACAGCACGAGGGGCCGCCGACAGTTGCAGTGCGGGAGGACCTGCGAGTTCCGCTCGCCAGCCTCGAGAAAGGCAAGCTGTACGTCTTCTCTTCTGTCCTCAATAGCCCAGAGGCTGTCAAGTTCACCGTCCAGCGACAGAGTGCCGAATCGATTCAAGTAGCCTTCGCGTCCTGCCGGCGATGCTACAGGAAGGGCTCATCTGCGCGCGGAAACGAAGTAATTTGCGGCCATTGCAACGATTCGATGAGGGTAACGGGAATAGATGAGAAGTTGAGCACGGCAAAGGACTGCACGCGAATCCGCCTCCCATATTCGATGGAACAAGGTGATCTCGTTGTCTACAAGCGGACTATACGTGAGCAGTTCGAACGTTGGTTCCTGCGCGTCCTTGAGGAGAAGTGA
- a CDS encoding type II restriction endonuclease: protein MMLQEDRFLNIVEAYRQDPESVFQTWFVNGADRLKAFRSIRRGVEQVVDDIRAGRFGNDFRGSSLEFVLNCITEQKQVFEGAAHAFYWKPKLRIPDIYESDANKRAFGQFLDNCLSASREDQLLREIVRLAELNIKGLGPAVANILYFLHPTLIPPFNTAMLNGFNLLFGTKYKLGSWTSYLDMRELILQVNEQFRQVFSKDLGAISGLLFEVGAGKLVVEENADLVLQVERKKVESLRKRRHLEVEDDLKQDQAHTQMQYLLCRIGNSLGYEVFVAVNDRGKCFAGNQLSAMCVPGLPSLGLDSDVVGTIELIDILWLERNASRIVCAFEVEKSTSIYSGILRLSDLALALPDHQTRLCLVVPDSREKEVVAQLKRPSFVAANRPQPSYLLFSDLAQHCDAICRFGADHRVLDKITRAVQLLPANSAGPGG from the coding sequence GTGATGCTCCAAGAAGACCGTTTTCTCAATATCGTTGAGGCTTACCGGCAAGATCCTGAGTCCGTGTTCCAGACCTGGTTCGTCAATGGCGCCGACCGGCTCAAGGCCTTTCGAAGCATTCGGCGCGGTGTCGAGCAGGTCGTCGACGACATCCGGGCTGGCCGGTTTGGCAATGACTTCCGCGGTTCGTCGCTGGAATTCGTGCTCAACTGCATCACCGAGCAAAAGCAGGTCTTCGAGGGAGCGGCGCATGCGTTCTATTGGAAGCCGAAGCTGCGGATACCCGATATCTATGAGAGCGATGCGAATAAGCGGGCGTTCGGGCAGTTCCTCGACAACTGCCTTTCTGCTTCCCGTGAGGATCAACTACTTCGAGAGATCGTTCGTTTGGCAGAGCTGAACATTAAGGGCCTCGGGCCTGCTGTTGCCAACATCCTCTATTTTCTGCACCCCACCTTGATCCCTCCGTTCAACACGGCGATGCTCAACGGCTTCAATCTGCTGTTCGGGACGAAGTACAAACTCGGTTCATGGACGAGCTACCTCGACATGCGCGAACTCATCCTGCAAGTCAATGAACAGTTCCGTCAGGTTTTTTCAAAAGACCTCGGGGCGATTTCAGGCCTGCTGTTCGAGGTGGGGGCCGGGAAGCTCGTCGTTGAAGAGAATGCGGATCTGGTTCTCCAGGTCGAGCGGAAGAAAGTGGAGAGCTTGCGAAAACGACGCCACCTTGAAGTTGAAGACGACCTTAAACAAGATCAGGCCCATACGCAGATGCAGTATCTCCTTTGCAGGATCGGCAACTCGCTGGGCTACGAGGTCTTCGTTGCGGTCAACGATCGCGGCAAATGCTTCGCGGGCAATCAACTCTCGGCGATGTGTGTTCCCGGGCTGCCTTCACTGGGCTTGGATAGCGACGTTGTGGGGACAATCGAGCTGATCGACATCCTGTGGCTGGAGAGGAACGCGAGTCGCATCGTCTGCGCGTTCGAAGTCGAGAAAAGCACCTCGATCTATTCCGGCATTCTGAGGCTGAGCGACCTGGCCCTGGCGCTACCCGATCACCAGACGAGGCTGTGTCTGGTCGTGCCAGACAGCCGTGAGAAGGAAGTGGTCGCGCAACTCAAACGTCCGTCGTTCGTCGCGGCGAATCGCCCACAGCCCTCCTATCTACTCTTCTCTGACCTGGCCCAGCACTGCGATGCGATCTGCCGCTTCGGCGCCGACCACCGCGTGCTTGACAAGATCACCAGAGCGGTCCAACTCCTGCCGGCGAACTCCGCCGGACCAGGAGGCTGA
- a CDS encoding IS630 family transposase: MPASSSLPLTDVQRTELTQIAQSRSFPAGYVFRAKLILMLANGHSFNAIKRQLQTTAPTIIRWKERFLSQGIEGLDTYHPGQKPTVLTPALRARILAATRKKPSDGSTHWSCRKLAAVLNISKDAVHRAWKEAGLQPHRLERYLASNDPDFETKAADIIGLYLNPPRHAAVFCVDEKTAIQALDRLDPVLPLSPGRAEHHGFEYYRHGTLSLYAALNTQTGTVIGKTAKRHTSQEFVQFLVEVVDQCPQRQEILIILDNLSAHKTQAVRDFLAAHPRVQLHFTPTYSSWLNQVELWFAKIERDVIARGVFTSVKDLARKLRRYINAYSANAKPIRWKYADPSKRIRSNDSTATGH, translated from the coding sequence GTGCCTGCTTCCTCGTCTCTGCCACTCACTGATGTCCAGCGGACGGAATTAACCCAGATCGCACAGTCGCGGTCATTTCCGGCCGGCTACGTCTTCCGCGCCAAGCTCATCCTCATGCTGGCCAACGGCCATTCCTTCAATGCGATCAAACGCCAGTTGCAGACCACCGCGCCGACCATCATCCGCTGGAAGGAACGATTCCTGTCCCAAGGCATCGAGGGACTGGACACCTATCATCCTGGCCAGAAGCCGACCGTTCTGACACCGGCTCTCCGGGCCAGGATCCTGGCGGCAACCCGCAAGAAACCCTCCGATGGCTCCACCCACTGGAGCTGCCGCAAACTGGCCGCTGTGTTGAACATCAGCAAGGACGCCGTACATCGGGCCTGGAAGGAGGCTGGTCTGCAGCCGCATCGGCTGGAGCGCTACCTGGCCAGCAACGACCCGGATTTCGAGACCAAGGCGGCTGACATTATCGGCCTGTATTTGAACCCTCCACGTCATGCCGCCGTGTTCTGTGTGGATGAGAAGACGGCCATTCAGGCCCTGGATCGGCTGGATCCGGTGCTGCCTCTTTCACCCGGCCGAGCCGAACATCACGGCTTCGAGTATTACCGGCACGGCACATTGTCTCTCTACGCGGCGCTGAACACCCAAACCGGCACCGTTATCGGCAAAACTGCGAAGCGGCATACCAGCCAGGAGTTCGTTCAGTTCCTGGTGGAGGTGGTCGACCAGTGTCCGCAGCGGCAGGAGATTCTCATCATCCTCGACAACCTGTCCGCGCACAAGACGCAGGCCGTGCGCGATTTCCTGGCCGCGCATCCCAGGGTGCAACTGCACTTCACGCCCACCTACTCGTCTTGGTTGAATCAGGTGGAACTTTGGTTTGCCAAGATCGAACGCGACGTCATCGCGCGCGGGGTCTTCACCTCGGTCAAAGACCTGGCACGGAAACTGCGACGCTACATCAACGCCTACTCAGCCAATGCCAAGCCCATCCGCTGGAAATACGCCGATCCCTCCAAGCGCATCCGCAGTAACGATTCCACTGCGACAGGCCACTAG
- a CDS encoding MerR family DNA-binding protein, whose protein sequence is MESRSAKGGLRIGQAAKLGEVSLQTIRYYEREGLLPQAPRLQSGYRVFSNQDVRRVRFIKRAQELGFSLKEIKELLSFQQSDGSGCAEVRYLARDRIAVIEQKIRSLQAMQKALSRLARACPGRGPVGNCPIIDSLNGDDDVR, encoded by the coding sequence ATGGAGAGCAGAAGTGCCAAAGGCGGCCTTCGGATCGGGCAAGCCGCCAAGCTCGGCGAGGTCAGTCTGCAGACCATTCGATACTACGAGCGCGAGGGGCTGCTGCCGCAGGCACCCCGGCTCCAATCCGGATACCGCGTCTTCTCCAACCAGGATGTCCGTCGAGTACGTTTCATCAAGCGCGCCCAGGAACTGGGTTTCTCGCTTAAAGAAATCAAAGAACTTTTGTCATTTCAGCAAAGCGACGGCAGCGGCTGCGCGGAAGTTCGCTATCTTGCCCGTGATCGGATTGCGGTTATCGAGCAGAAGATTAGGAGCCTTCAGGCAATGCAGAAGGCTCTCAGCCGCTTGGCGAGAGCCTGCCCGGGCAGGGGGCCCGTTGGCAACTGCCCGATCATTGACAGCTTGAACGGCGACGACGACGTGCGATGA
- a CDS encoding DUF411 domain-containing protein, protein MKNRPKANGLAVPGMPAGYPGMEGPPSDANAVLIFDGEGRASVYQKYPVK, encoded by the coding sequence TTGAAGAATCGCCCGAAGGCGAACGGGCTGGCCGTACCCGGCATGCCGGCTGGCTATCCCGGCATGGAAGGCCCGCCGAGCGACGCCAATGCCGTGCTCATCTTCGATGGAGAAGGCCGCGCCTCTGTGTACCAGAAGTACCCAGTAAAGTAG
- a CDS encoding recombinase family protein produces the protein MPSSVYVMQKRAPKPMLGPIRGCVLYARVSSKEQEQEGYSIQAQLNLLRDYATQENLQILKEFIDVETAKVAGRMQFNAMLAFLRKTPACRTLIVEKTDRLYRNLKDWVTIDDFGLDIHFPKENVVIGPESRSSEKFLHGIKVLMAKNYVENLGEEASKGMREKAKSGIWPSVAPMGYQNVQGADGRRTIAPHPIQGPAIQKIFEWFETGDYTFKTLAEKVRAEGLPFGTRQVNVSSLHVVLRNRIYSGEFDWKGVRYQGSYEPLVTKETWERVQDFLDLRMESRHRKVVHDFLFSGLVRCGHCGCALVAELKKRRYVYYHCTGYKGKCDEPYTREEVLERQFVAVLKSLVIPESVLAWLDQELTFSIEQDERIRQRTVKSWQDEWDRLQARLDAMYEDKLDGRITPEQFDRKAKDTRSKQQTLRAKISEHQTSGTDLRAGFNMMRLTSIACREFERQNARERRKLLELVVEGAVWKDGRLEVTLHEPFRTLALSNSASARKEGAEVTSSAEFEKWLPGMDSNHDNPKQCGICKLQIPKRSRLPTWARKTAIGTTSVQPPAPRQQRAHRAAFYRDSKKQAPLIGTLLFGLVATPTGLSIAVAF, from the coding sequence ATGCCCTCCTCGGTCTACGTGATGCAGAAGCGCGCGCCGAAGCCGATGCTTGGTCCAATCCGCGGCTGCGTGCTCTACGCGCGTGTCTCCTCGAAGGAGCAAGAGCAAGAGGGGTATTCCATCCAAGCTCAGTTGAACCTCCTACGCGACTACGCAACGCAGGAGAACCTGCAGATCCTCAAGGAATTCATCGACGTCGAAACAGCCAAGGTGGCCGGCCGCATGCAGTTCAACGCCATGCTGGCTTTCCTAAGGAAGACGCCTGCCTGCCGGACGCTCATTGTCGAAAAGACTGACCGGCTCTACCGAAACCTGAAGGACTGGGTAACGATCGACGATTTCGGGCTCGACATTCACTTCCCGAAAGAAAACGTTGTCATAGGCCCGGAATCTCGCTCGTCTGAAAAGTTTCTTCACGGCATCAAAGTCCTGATGGCCAAGAACTACGTCGAGAACCTCGGGGAAGAAGCCAGCAAAGGGATGAGAGAAAAGGCCAAGAGCGGCATCTGGCCGAGCGTCGCCCCGATGGGCTACCAGAACGTCCAGGGCGCTGACGGCAGGAGAACCATCGCCCCTCACCCAATTCAGGGACCCGCAATCCAGAAGATCTTTGAATGGTTCGAAACTGGCGATTACACGTTCAAGACTCTCGCGGAGAAGGTTCGGGCGGAAGGATTGCCTTTCGGAACGCGACAGGTCAACGTCAGCAGCCTTCACGTTGTACTTCGCAACCGAATCTACAGTGGCGAGTTCGACTGGAAAGGCGTGCGCTACCAAGGTAGCTACGAGCCGTTGGTGACGAAGGAAACCTGGGAAAGAGTCCAGGATTTTCTGGACCTCCGCATGGAGTCCCGGCACCGAAAGGTGGTCCACGACTTCCTGTTCTCAGGGCTGGTTCGTTGCGGACACTGCGGGTGCGCTTTGGTTGCCGAACTCAAGAAGCGGCGTTACGTGTATTACCACTGCACCGGCTACAAGGGGAAGTGCGACGAACCATACACGCGCGAGGAGGTACTGGAGAGGCAGTTCGTGGCCGTCCTCAAATCACTTGTCATTCCGGAATCGGTATTGGCGTGGCTCGATCAGGAACTCACTTTCTCCATTGAGCAGGACGAGCGAATCCGCCAACGGACGGTCAAGTCCTGGCAGGATGAGTGGGATCGGCTGCAGGCTCGCCTCGATGCGATGTACGAGGACAAGCTCGATGGCCGGATCACTCCCGAACAGTTTGACAGGAAGGCGAAGGATACGCGGTCGAAACAGCAGACGCTTCGTGCGAAGATCAGCGAGCACCAGACGAGCGGCACCGACCTTCGGGCCGGCTTCAACATGATGCGGTTAACCAGCATCGCTTGCCGTGAATTCGAGCGTCAGAATGCGCGGGAGAGGCGGAAACTGCTGGAACTCGTGGTGGAGGGAGCCGTTTGGAAGGATGGACGGTTAGAAGTGACCCTGCACGAACCCTTCCGAACTTTGGCACTATCGAACTCTGCAAGTGCAAGAAAAGAAGGAGCGGAAGTCACTTCATCGGCCGAGTTTGAGAAATGGCTCCCCGGCATGGATTCGAACCACGACAACCCTAAGCAATGTGGAATCTGTAAGTTACAGATTCCCAAAAGGTCCAGATTGCCTACTTGGGCACGAAAAACCGCCATCGGTACAACATCGGTACAGCCGCCTGCCCCACGACAGCAGCGAGCCCATCGGGCAGCATTCTATCGAGACTCCAAAAAGCAAGCGCCCTTAATCGGAACACTGCTCTTTGGACTTGTCGCGACGCCTACCGGGCTTTCGATAGCGGTGGCATTTTGA